A single region of the Gephyromycinifex aptenodytis genome encodes:
- the groL gene encoding chaperonin GroEL (60 kDa chaperone family; promotes refolding of misfolded polypeptides especially under stressful conditions; forms two stacked rings of heptamers to form a barrel-shaped 14mer; ends can be capped by GroES; misfolded proteins enter the barrel where they are refolded when GroES binds) — protein MAKELEFNDAARKSLERGVDALANTVKVTLGPRGRNVVIDKSWGAPTITNDGVTIAREIELEDSYENLGAQLAKEVATKTNDVAGDGTTTATVLAQAMVKEGLRNVAAGAAPSGLKRGIEAAVEAMSTELLSMAREVQGKEEIAQVAALSAQDTEIGELIAEAFDKVGKDGVITVEESQTASTELEFTEGMQFDKGYLSPYFVTDPERMEGVLEDAYVLVNSGKISAVSDILPLLEQIAQSKKPLLIIAEDVDGEALSTLVVNRMREILKVVAVKAPGFGDRRKAMLQDIAILTGATVVSEEVGLKLESVDLEMLGQARRVVVTKEATTIVDGAGAADEVEGRVGQIKSEIERTDSDWDREKLQERLAKLAGGVCVIRVGAHTEVELKEKKHRIEDAISATRAAIEEGIVAGGGSALVHATSALDALELTGDEATGASLIRKAVVEPLRWIAENAGLQGYVAVAKVSEAGRGTGLDAATGEYGDLIAKGIIDPVKVTRSALRNAASIAAMVLTTDTLVVEKKVAEEEPTGHGHGH, from the coding sequence ATGGCCAAGGAGCTGGAGTTCAACGACGCGGCACGTAAGTCGCTCGAGCGGGGTGTGGACGCCCTGGCGAACACCGTGAAGGTGACGCTGGGCCCGCGCGGTCGCAACGTGGTTATCGACAAGTCGTGGGGCGCCCCCACGATTACCAACGACGGTGTGACGATCGCTCGCGAGATCGAGCTGGAAGACTCTTACGAGAACCTTGGCGCGCAGTTGGCCAAGGAGGTCGCCACCAAGACCAACGATGTTGCCGGTGACGGCACGACGACAGCGACCGTTCTGGCGCAGGCGATGGTCAAGGAAGGTCTGCGCAACGTTGCTGCCGGCGCGGCTCCTTCGGGCCTCAAGCGCGGCATCGAAGCTGCTGTCGAGGCGATGAGCACCGAGCTGCTGTCGATGGCTCGCGAGGTGCAGGGCAAGGAAGAGATCGCCCAGGTCGCTGCGCTTTCGGCGCAGGACACTGAGATCGGCGAGCTCATCGCCGAGGCGTTCGACAAGGTCGGCAAGGACGGTGTCATCACCGTCGAGGAGAGCCAGACCGCCTCCACGGAGCTGGAGTTCACCGAGGGTATGCAGTTCGACAAGGGCTACCTGTCGCCGTACTTCGTGACCGACCCCGAGCGCATGGAGGGTGTCCTGGAGGACGCCTACGTGCTGGTGAACTCGGGCAAGATCTCGGCGGTCTCCGACATCCTTCCGTTGCTGGAGCAGATTGCGCAGAGCAAGAAGCCGCTGCTGATCATCGCCGAGGACGTGGACGGCGAGGCGCTCTCGACGCTAGTCGTCAACCGGATGCGCGAGATTCTGAAGGTCGTCGCCGTCAAGGCGCCGGGCTTCGGCGACCGCCGCAAGGCGATGCTGCAGGACATCGCGATCCTGACCGGCGCCACGGTTGTCTCCGAAGAGGTCGGCCTGAAGCTGGAGAGCGTTGACCTGGAGATGCTCGGCCAGGCTCGTCGGGTCGTCGTCACCAAGGAGGCCACGACGATCGTCGACGGCGCTGGTGCGGCCGATGAGGTCGAGGGTCGCGTCGGGCAGATCAAGTCCGAGATCGAGCGCACCGATTCCGATTGGGATCGGGAGAAGCTGCAGGAGCGCCTGGCCAAGCTCGCCGGTGGCGTGTGCGTCATCCGCGTCGGTGCCCACACCGAGGTGGAGCTGAAGGAGAAGAAGCACCGCATTGAGGACGCCATCTCGGCTACTCGTGCGGCCATCGAAGAGGGCATCGTCGCCGGCGGTGGCTCGGCCCTGGTGCACGCCACCTCAGCGCTGGATGCTCTCGAGCTCACCGGTGATGAGGCCACGGGCGCCAGCCTCATTCGTAAGGCTGTCGTGGAGCCGCTGCGTTGGATCGCGGAGAACGCGGGCCTGCAGGGCTACGTCGCGGTGGCCAAGGTCAGCGAGGCCGGTCGCGGTACCGGTCTGGACGCGGCCACGGGCGAGTACGGCGACCTCATCGCCAAGGGCATCATCGACCCGGTGAAGGTGACGCGCTCCGCCCTGCGCAACGCTGCCTCGATCGCGGCGATGGTGTTGACGACCGACACCCTGGTCGTGGAGAAGAAGGTTGCCGAAGAGGAGCCGACCGGTCACGGTCACGGGCACTGA
- a CDS encoding WhiB family transcriptional regulator, translated as MAEISRLPGPAAYRWEWQFLGACRETGPETFFHPEGERGSNRRERDARAKQVCSTCPVIRECREHALEVREPYGVWGGLTEAEREAIYADSDQGMAS; from the coding sequence ATGGCCGAGATATCGCGCCTACCCGGACCTGCCGCCTACCGGTGGGAATGGCAGTTCCTCGGCGCCTGTAGGGAGACGGGCCCCGAGACGTTTTTTCACCCGGAAGGGGAACGAGGATCCAACCGACGCGAGCGCGACGCCCGCGCTAAACAGGTCTGCTCGACCTGTCCCGTAATCCGTGAATGTCGAGAGCACGCCCTTGAAGTGCGCGAGCCGTACGGCGTCTGGGGCGGTCTCACCGAAGCCGAACGTGAAGCTATCTACGCCGATTCAGATCAGGGCATGGCCTCCTAG
- a CDS encoding class I SAM-dependent methyltransferase, giving the protein MDLATVQQLTCTRGAALLAAMPPYDEATALSLGSGLREGGYSPEIVAAVLTQTRLRAKAEAKFGEFARGMLFTPDGLEQATRFPVAARHAQRFREAGIEHVFDLGCGIGADAMAFASLGLQVTAVEIDEATAAIAAHNLRHFDAHVICAPAQEVDIPDGAGVWLDPARRNPGRTDATGRTQRVFRLDALSPSWDAVQQIAQRCPTGAKLAPGFPRAQVPPGTEAVWTAVDGDVLECTIWWGALARTPGRTALVLRQGQALSIYERDLPEQPAHPVPVQAGGWLYEPDLALLQAGLVGALEAAVEGAELSPGVGYVFSQQCLEVPYARRYRVLEVLAAQPKPVRAALRSAGVGRITLKRRGGRISPEDFRQSLRLSGEGQEATLVLTLVGTRARVLLVEPA; this is encoded by the coding sequence GTGGACCTGGCAACCGTGCAGCAACTCACCTGCACCCGAGGCGCAGCGCTGTTGGCGGCCATGCCGCCCTACGACGAAGCCACGGCGTTATCCCTGGGCAGCGGCCTGCGCGAGGGCGGGTACTCTCCCGAAATCGTCGCCGCAGTCCTCACCCAGACCCGGCTGCGTGCCAAGGCCGAAGCCAAGTTCGGTGAGTTCGCCCGCGGCATGCTGTTCACCCCGGACGGTCTGGAGCAAGCGACCCGGTTTCCTGTGGCAGCTCGGCACGCCCAACGCTTCCGCGAGGCCGGCATCGAGCACGTCTTCGACCTCGGCTGTGGCATCGGCGCCGACGCGATGGCCTTTGCCAGCCTCGGGCTGCAGGTCACGGCGGTGGAGATCGATGAGGCGACGGCCGCCATCGCCGCCCACAACCTGCGCCATTTCGACGCCCACGTCATCTGCGCCCCGGCCCAGGAGGTCGACATCCCCGACGGGGCAGGCGTCTGGCTCGATCCGGCCCGGCGCAACCCAGGACGCACCGACGCCACCGGTCGCACCCAGCGGGTGTTCCGACTCGATGCGCTCTCCCCCAGTTGGGATGCGGTGCAACAGATCGCGCAACGCTGCCCGACCGGAGCCAAACTCGCGCCGGGCTTCCCCCGGGCGCAGGTGCCACCCGGCACCGAAGCGGTGTGGACCGCCGTGGATGGTGACGTGCTGGAGTGCACCATCTGGTGGGGGGCGTTGGCCCGCACTCCCGGGCGCACCGCGCTCGTACTTCGCCAGGGGCAGGCGCTGAGCATCTACGAGCGCGATCTGCCCGAGCAACCCGCCCACCCCGTTCCGGTGCAGGCGGGTGGCTGGCTCTACGAACCCGACCTCGCGCTCTTGCAGGCCGGGCTGGTGGGGGCCCTGGAAGCCGCCGTCGAGGGCGCTGAACTCTCCCCCGGAGTCGGCTATGTCTTCTCCCAGCAGTGCCTCGAGGTGCCCTACGCGCGGCGCTACCGGGTGCTGGAGGTGCTGGCCGCCCAACCCAAACCGGTCCGCGCGGCGCTGCGATCCGCCGGGGTCGGCCGGATCACTCTGAAGCGCCGCGGCGGACGGATCTCTCCAGAGGACTTCCGTCAGTCGCTGCGACTGTCCGGGGAAGGCCAGGAGGCAACCCTGGTGCTCACTCTCGTGGGGACCCGGGCCCGAGTGCTGCTGGTCGAGCCCGCCTGA
- a CDS encoding NAD(P)H-dependent oxidoreductase, which produces MIIVDSLLEKRAAQGNPVRVGIAGPGFMAKGLMNHILNTTPGMEVACVYARTPEKGVAALELAGRRGHLVSVVDDAAGVDAMAAQGGTAVTSNHEAMTQANNVDVVIDCTGSVEFGCELALAALAGRKHLVLMNAEVDATVGPVLSAKFEDAGLVYTGCDGDQPGVQMNLIRFVRGLGLTPLVAGNIKGLQDPYRNPTTQEGFARQWGQDPHMVTSFADGTKVSVEQALVANAAGLSVHKRGCLQRDHRGHVDELTSMYDIDELKKLGGAVDYVVGTKPGPGVYVLATHDDPKQQHYLNLYKLGEGPLYSFYTPYHLCHFEVPTTAARAVLLGDATIKPLRQAPKVEVITIAKKDMKAGETLDALGGYCYYGECEKAPVAKAENLIPVGLAEGCVLTRDVAKDEAISYADVTVPQGRLCDKLRAEQDAMFPQPEVHA; this is translated from the coding sequence GTGATTATCGTCGACTCTCTTCTGGAGAAGCGCGCCGCGCAGGGCAACCCCGTTCGGGTCGGCATCGCCGGCCCGGGGTTCATGGCCAAGGGCCTGATGAACCACATCCTGAACACCACGCCCGGCATGGAGGTGGCGTGCGTCTACGCCCGTACCCCCGAAAAGGGTGTCGCGGCGTTGGAACTGGCCGGTCGCCGCGGTCACCTGGTCTCGGTCGTCGATGACGCTGCCGGCGTCGATGCGATGGCCGCCCAGGGTGGCACCGCAGTGACGAGCAACCATGAAGCGATGACGCAGGCGAACAACGTCGACGTCGTCATCGACTGCACCGGTTCGGTGGAGTTCGGCTGCGAACTGGCGCTGGCAGCCTTGGCCGGCCGCAAGCACCTGGTGCTGATGAACGCCGAGGTCGACGCCACTGTCGGCCCGGTGCTCTCGGCCAAGTTCGAGGACGCGGGCCTGGTCTACACCGGCTGCGACGGTGACCAGCCTGGCGTGCAGATGAACCTCATCCGGTTCGTCCGAGGCCTCGGCCTGACGCCGCTGGTGGCAGGCAACATCAAGGGCCTGCAGGACCCGTACCGCAACCCCACCACACAGGAGGGGTTCGCACGTCAATGGGGCCAGGACCCGCACATGGTGACCAGCTTCGCGGACGGCACCAAGGTCTCGGTCGAGCAGGCGCTGGTCGCCAACGCCGCCGGTCTGTCGGTGCACAAGCGCGGCTGCCTGCAGCGTGACCACCGCGGCCACGTCGACGAGCTGACCAGCATGTACGACATCGACGAGCTGAAGAAGCTCGGCGGCGCCGTCGACTACGTCGTCGGCACCAAGCCGGGCCCGGGTGTCTATGTGCTGGCCACCCATGACGACCCGAAGCAGCAGCACTACCTCAACCTCTACAAGCTGGGTGAGGGTCCGCTGTACAGCTTCTACACGCCCTACCACCTGTGCCACTTCGAAGTTCCGACCACGGCGGCGCGTGCGGTGCTGCTCGGTGACGCGACGATCAAACCGTTGCGCCAGGCACCCAAGGTCGAGGTCATCACCATCGCCAAGAAGGACATGAAGGCGGGGGAGACCCTGGATGCGCTGGGTGGCTACTGCTACTACGGCGAGTGCGAGAAGGCGCCGGTGGCCAAGGCGGAGAACCTCATCCCGGTGGGTCTGGCCGAAGGATGCGTCCTGACCCGCGACGTCGCCAAGGACGAGGCGATCAGCTACGCCGACGTCACAGTCCCGCAGGGTCGCCTGTGCGACAAACTGCGGGCCGAACAGGACGCCATGTTCCCCCAGCCGGAGGTGCACGCATGA
- the rfbC gene encoding dTDP-4-dehydrorhamnose 3,5-epimerase, with product MEFTKTDVDGCWIIDLKAFQDDRGGFARTFCVDEFAEHGIPTEVKQANMSWNAKKGTMRGMHRQIAPAAEGKLVRCVRGTIVDCCLDLREDSPTFGKNVMVELSAENRRALWIPPYCGHGYLTLTDDTEVTYQVSGMYSPEHERGQRYDDPAFGLEWPAPVEVISDKDKSWADWDGKPIK from the coding sequence ATGGAGTTCACCAAGACTGACGTCGACGGCTGCTGGATCATCGACCTCAAGGCCTTTCAGGACGACCGGGGCGGATTCGCCCGCACCTTCTGCGTGGATGAGTTCGCCGAGCACGGCATCCCCACCGAGGTCAAGCAGGCCAACATGAGCTGGAACGCCAAGAAGGGCACGATGCGCGGCATGCACCGCCAGATCGCGCCGGCGGCCGAGGGCAAGCTGGTGCGCTGTGTGCGCGGCACCATCGTGGACTGCTGCCTGGACCTGCGCGAAGACTCCCCGACGTTCGGCAAGAACGTCATGGTCGAGTTGTCCGCCGAGAACCGTCGGGCGTTGTGGATCCCGCCGTACTGCGGCCACGGCTACCTCACGCTCACCGACGACACCGAGGTCACCTACCAGGTCTCGGGCATGTATTCCCCGGAGCACGAGCGCGGTCAGCGTTACGACGACCCCGCCTTCGGTCTGGAATGGCCGGCCCCGGTCGAGGTCATCAGCGACAAGGACAAGTCCTGGGCGGACTGGGACGGGAAGCCGATCAAGTGA
- a CDS encoding NAD-dependent epimerase/dehydratase family protein yields MKILVTGTEGYLGCLLAPLLIDAGHDVVAVDSGFYKNGWLYNGITSSALTLEKDMRNLTEADFEGVDAVVAMAELSNDPVGDLVGPLTYDINHLGSTHVAKTAKAAGVERFVYMSSCSVYGVADGTVDETSEVNPQTAYGKCKYLTEQDLWELADDNFHPVALRNATAFGASPRQRFDIVLNNLCGLAYTTGVIAMTSDGTPWRPMAHALDLCKGIITMLDAPVEKIHAQAFNSGSNDNNYTVREIAETVANEFTGCKLSFGEPGADNRSYKVNFDKITDTLGFTADWDLAMGAKQLHEVFDAIQLDEATFTGRGHTRLKQIDWLMKTGQVDEKLFWKANH; encoded by the coding sequence ATGAAGATTCTTGTCACTGGCACCGAGGGATACCTGGGCTGCCTGCTCGCGCCCCTGCTCATCGACGCCGGCCACGACGTGGTCGCGGTCGACTCAGGTTTCTACAAGAACGGCTGGCTGTACAACGGCATCACCAGCAGCGCGCTGACCCTCGAGAAGGACATGCGCAACCTCACCGAGGCTGACTTCGAGGGCGTCGACGCGGTTGTCGCGATGGCTGAGCTGTCCAACGACCCGGTCGGGGACCTCGTCGGTCCGCTCACCTATGACATCAACCACCTGGGCTCCACCCACGTCGCCAAGACGGCCAAGGCCGCCGGCGTGGAGCGCTTCGTGTACATGAGCTCCTGCTCGGTCTACGGCGTGGCGGACGGCACCGTCGATGAGACCAGCGAGGTCAACCCGCAGACCGCCTACGGCAAGTGCAAGTACCTCACCGAGCAGGACCTGTGGGAGCTCGCCGACGACAACTTCCACCCCGTGGCCCTGCGCAACGCCACCGCCTTCGGTGCGAGCCCGCGTCAGCGTTTCGACATCGTGCTCAACAACCTGTGCGGTCTGGCCTACACCACCGGCGTTATCGCGATGACCAGCGACGGCACCCCGTGGCGTCCGATGGCCCACGCGCTCGACCTGTGCAAGGGCATCATCACGATGCTGGACGCTCCGGTGGAGAAGATCCACGCGCAAGCCTTCAACTCGGGCAGCAACGACAACAACTACACCGTGCGCGAGATCGCTGAGACGGTGGCCAACGAGTTCACCGGCTGCAAGCTCTCCTTCGGGGAGCCCGGCGCCGACAACCGCTCCTACAAGGTCAACTTCGACAAGATCACCGACACGTTGGGCTTCACCGCCGACTGGGACCTGGCGATGGGCGCCAAGCAGTTGCACGAGGTGTTCGACGCGATTCAGCTCGACGAGGCGACTTTCACCGGTCGGGGCCACACCCGCCTCAAGCAGATCGATTGGCTGATGAAGACCGGCCAGGTCGACGAGAAGCTCTTCTGGAAGGCGAACCACTGA
- the shbA gene encoding RNA polymerase sigma factor ShbA — protein sequence MNAHMGPNAVPLDVTEADSSAMSSKSASSVLAAHACAAREGDASALEALMVGVRERAYRYARARLGRFPHAAGAAEDAAQEVCIAVLTSLSRYDERGVPFEAYVYSICARKVADVQRSVYRQPVPTEDVPDRVDFEAGPEEIAIAGSQADEAWSLMQSLPPHQRELLTLRVAVGMSAEETAEALGMTAGAVRVAQHRALARLRDMFNRRQQGEK from the coding sequence ATGAACGCGCACATGGGTCCAAATGCTGTGCCTCTTGATGTAACGGAGGCCGACTCTTCAGCGATGTCTTCAAAGAGCGCCTCTTCGGTGCTCGCTGCCCATGCCTGCGCGGCCCGGGAGGGTGATGCCTCCGCACTGGAAGCGTTGATGGTGGGGGTGCGTGAACGCGCTTATCGCTACGCGAGGGCGCGATTGGGTCGTTTTCCACATGCGGCGGGGGCTGCTGAAGATGCTGCGCAGGAGGTGTGTATCGCGGTGTTAACGTCATTGTCGCGATACGACGAGCGCGGCGTGCCTTTCGAGGCCTATGTGTATTCAATCTGTGCCCGCAAGGTGGCAGATGTTCAGCGGTCTGTCTACCGCCAGCCGGTACCGACCGAAGATGTTCCTGACCGCGTCGACTTCGAGGCTGGTCCTGAAGAGATCGCCATCGCAGGTTCGCAAGCGGACGAAGCGTGGTCGCTCATGCAGTCGCTGCCGCCGCACCAGCGTGAATTGCTCACGTTGCGTGTGGCCGTCGGCATGAGCGCAGAAGAAACGGCAGAAGCGCTGGGTATGACTGCGGGGGCAGTCAGGGTTGCTCAGCACCGGGCTTTGGCTCGGCTGCGTGACATGTTCAACCGGCGCCAGCAGGGGGAGAAGTGA
- the groES gene encoding co-chaperone GroES, with the protein MSVNIKPLEDRIVVKSSEAEQTTASGLVIPDTAKEKPQEGEVLAIGPGRIDDKGQRIPLDVNVGDKVIYSKYGGTEVKYAGEEFLILSARDVLAVVQS; encoded by the coding sequence GTGTCGGTGAACATCAAGCCGCTCGAGGACCGCATCGTCGTTAAGTCGAGCGAAGCCGAGCAGACCACGGCTTCCGGTCTCGTCATTCCGGACACTGCCAAGGAAAAGCCCCAGGAGGGCGAGGTCCTGGCCATCGGCCCCGGTCGTATCGACGACAAGGGCCAGCGCATCCCGCTGGACGTCAACGTGGGCGACAAGGTCATCTACAGCAAGTACGGCGGCACCGAGGTCAAGTACGCGGGTGAGGAGTTCTTGATCCTCTCCGCGCGCGACGTCCTGGCCGTCGTTCAGAGCTGA
- the guaB gene encoding IMP dehydrogenase, giving the protein MTLTPDGHDGSTPFARLALTFDDVLLLPGDTDVIPSEADTSTRVSRRISLAVPLLSAAMDTVTEARMAIAMARQGGLGILHRNLSIEDQAHQVDVVKRSENGMISDPVTTSPEATLRQVDEACGQFRISGLPVVDDDGLLVGIITNRDLRFETDFSKRVHEVMTPMPLVTAPVGVSKEDALALLAKHKIEKLPLVDPAGRLQGLFTVKDFTKTEQYPYATKDDAGRLRVGAAIGFWGDSWDRAMALVEEGVDLLVVDTANGHARGVTDMIRRLKAESACREVDIVGGNVATRAGAQALVDAGADGIKVGVGPGSICTTRVVAGVGVPQVTAIHEASLAARPAGVPVIGDGGLQFSGDIAKALVAGADTVMLGSLLAGCEESPGELVFINGKQYKTYRGMGSLGAMQSRGRAKSYSKDRYFQGDVTDDDKVVPEGIEGQVSYRGPLGAVAYQLIGGLRQSMFYVGASSIPQLQERGQFVRITPSGLKESHPHDIQMTVEAPNYAAR; this is encoded by the coding sequence ATGACGTTGACGCCCGATGGCCATGACGGTTCCACCCCGTTCGCGCGTCTCGCGCTGACCTTCGACGATGTGCTCCTCCTGCCCGGCGATACCGACGTGATCCCGAGTGAGGCCGATACGTCCACTCGGGTGAGTCGGCGAATCTCGCTGGCAGTGCCGTTGCTGTCAGCGGCCATGGACACGGTCACCGAGGCCCGGATGGCCATCGCCATGGCCCGCCAGGGGGGTCTGGGCATTCTGCACCGCAACCTTTCGATCGAGGACCAAGCGCATCAGGTCGACGTGGTCAAGCGCAGTGAGAACGGCATGATCTCCGACCCGGTGACGACCTCCCCGGAGGCGACACTTCGCCAGGTCGACGAGGCCTGCGGACAGTTCCGCATCTCTGGCCTTCCAGTGGTCGACGACGACGGCTTGCTCGTGGGCATCATCACCAACCGTGATCTGCGCTTCGAGACCGACTTCAGCAAACGGGTCCATGAGGTGATGACCCCGATGCCGTTGGTGACCGCCCCCGTTGGGGTGAGTAAAGAAGATGCCTTGGCTTTGCTGGCCAAGCACAAGATCGAAAAACTTCCGCTGGTGGATCCCGCGGGGCGGCTTCAGGGCCTCTTCACGGTCAAGGACTTCACCAAGACCGAGCAGTACCCCTACGCCACCAAGGACGACGCGGGTCGACTGCGAGTCGGTGCAGCCATCGGGTTCTGGGGTGACTCCTGGGATCGCGCGATGGCGCTGGTGGAGGAGGGCGTGGACCTGCTGGTCGTCGACACCGCCAACGGTCACGCTCGCGGGGTCACCGACATGATCCGCCGGCTGAAGGCCGAATCGGCCTGCCGCGAGGTCGACATCGTCGGCGGCAACGTGGCTACCCGGGCTGGGGCGCAGGCGCTGGTCGATGCCGGCGCGGACGGCATCAAGGTCGGGGTCGGTCCCGGCTCCATCTGCACGACCCGGGTGGTGGCCGGGGTCGGGGTGCCGCAGGTGACGGCGATCCACGAAGCCTCACTGGCTGCCCGACCGGCCGGTGTCCCGGTCATCGGTGACGGTGGCCTGCAATTCTCTGGTGACATCGCCAAGGCGCTGGTCGCCGGGGCGGACACCGTCATGCTGGGCTCGCTGCTGGCCGGCTGCGAAGAAAGCCCCGGGGAGTTGGTCTTCATCAACGGCAAGCAGTACAAGACCTACCGCGGCATGGGCTCGCTGGGGGCGATGCAGAGTCGCGGCCGCGCCAAGTCCTACAGCAAGGACCGGTACTTCCAAGGGGACGTCACCGATGACGACAAGGTGGTGCCGGAGGGCATCGAAGGGCAGGTCTCCTATCGCGGCCCGCTCGGCGCGGTGGCCTACCAGCTCATCGGTGGATTGCGGCAGTCGATGTTCTACGTCGGCGCCTCCTCGATCCCGCAATTGCAGGAGCGTGGCCAGTTCGTGCGGATCACTCCCTCCGGGCTCAAAGAGAGCCACCCGCACGACATCCAGATGACGGTGGAAGCCCCCAACTACGCCGCGCGCTGA
- the rfbF gene encoding glucose-1-phosphate cytidylyltransferase: MKAVILAGGLGTRLSEETSLRPKPMVEVGGFPILWHIMKTYSAHGIDDFVVCCGYKGTVIKDYFANYAMRMSDVTFDLGRDEVTVHNRYSERWRVTLVDTGAETMTGGRLRRVRDHIDETFCFTYGDGVSDVDITAEVAFHKEHGKKATMMAVQPPGRFGALVLGANETAIESFQEKPQGDGAWINGGYFVCEPSVIDEISSDETVWEQEPLRSLAHAGELQAYKHDGFWQPMDTLRDRNLLENLWNEGTAPWKVWN, encoded by the coding sequence ATGAAGGCAGTAATTCTTGCCGGTGGACTAGGAACGCGGCTGAGCGAAGAGACCTCGCTGCGACCGAAGCCGATGGTTGAGGTTGGGGGGTTCCCGATCCTCTGGCACATCATGAAGACGTACTCCGCGCACGGGATCGACGATTTCGTCGTTTGCTGCGGTTACAAGGGAACAGTCATCAAGGACTACTTCGCGAACTACGCGATGCGTATGTCGGATGTGACTTTCGACCTGGGCCGCGACGAGGTCACGGTGCACAACCGGTACTCCGAGCGCTGGCGGGTCACGCTGGTGGACACCGGAGCCGAGACCATGACGGGTGGCCGTCTGCGCCGGGTGCGCGATCACATCGATGAGACCTTCTGCTTCACCTATGGCGACGGCGTCTCCGATGTCGACATCACCGCTGAGGTCGCCTTCCACAAGGAGCACGGCAAGAAGGCCACGATGATGGCGGTGCAGCCTCCGGGCCGGTTCGGCGCGCTGGTGTTGGGCGCCAACGAGACCGCTATCGAGTCCTTCCAGGAGAAGCCGCAAGGGGACGGCGCCTGGATCAACGGTGGCTACTTCGTCTGTGAGCCCAGCGTCATCGATGAGATCAGCTCCGATGAGACGGTCTGGGAGCAGGAGCCGCTGCGCAGTTTGGCGCACGCCGGCGAGCTGCAGGCCTACAAACACGACGGTTTCTGGCAGCCGATGGACACGCTGCGCGACCGCAACCTGCTCGAAAACCTGTGGAACGAGGGCACGGCGCCCTGGAAGGTGTGGAACTGA
- a CDS encoding o-succinylbenzoate synthase has protein sequence MSADVVLPDFATLSRDVRVVRIPLRVRFRGITEREALLVRGPAGWGEFAPFTEYADVEAARWLAAAIEAAWLGWPEPVRSLVPVNATIPAVPAAQVGTILARYDGCGTVKVKVAERGQARMDDIDRVAAVRQEWPHARIRVDANGGWDVEQARAALSALARYDLEYAEQPCERVEDLAELRRALAREGIEVPIAADESIRKAEDPLRVRDLEAADIIVVKVAPLSGVRRACQVVQEVGLPAVVSSALDTSVGIRAGVALAAALPQLEHACGLGTVRLLDGDVTEASLVPADGGIAVQEPPPVSEELLQQFAAPAEREQWWRERLRRCHAILVDQG, from the coding sequence GTGTCCGCTGACGTTGTTCTTCCAGACTTTGCGACGCTGAGCCGTGACGTCCGGGTGGTACGGATTCCGCTACGGGTGCGCTTTCGGGGCATCACCGAACGCGAGGCGCTGCTGGTGCGCGGCCCCGCCGGATGGGGTGAGTTCGCCCCGTTCACGGAGTACGCCGACGTTGAGGCTGCGCGTTGGCTGGCGGCGGCGATCGAGGCTGCGTGGCTGGGGTGGCCGGAGCCGGTGCGCTCACTGGTGCCCGTCAACGCCACCATCCCCGCGGTGCCCGCCGCGCAGGTGGGCACAATCCTGGCCCGCTACGACGGTTGCGGCACGGTGAAGGTGAAGGTGGCCGAACGCGGCCAGGCGCGGATGGACGACATCGATCGGGTCGCCGCGGTGCGCCAGGAGTGGCCGCATGCCCGGATCCGGGTCGATGCCAACGGCGGTTGGGATGTGGAGCAGGCCCGAGCGGCACTGTCGGCCCTGGCCCGCTACGACTTGGAATACGCCGAACAGCCCTGTGAGCGGGTCGAAGACCTCGCCGAATTACGCCGGGCGTTGGCACGCGAGGGCATCGAGGTGCCCATCGCTGCCGACGAATCCATCCGCAAGGCCGAAGATCCGCTGCGGGTGCGTGATCTGGAGGCCGCCGACATCATCGTCGTCAAGGTGGCCCCGCTGAGCGGGGTGCGGCGGGCCTGCCAGGTGGTGCAGGAGGTCGGGCTGCCGGCGGTCGTCTCCAGCGCGCTGGACACCTCGGTAGGTATTCGGGCCGGTGTCGCGCTCGCCGCGGCCTTGCCGCAGTTGGAGCACGCTTGCGGGTTGGGCACTGTGCGGCTGCTGGACGGTGACGTCACCGAGGCCTCACTGGTGCCTGCCGACGGCGGGATAGCGGTCCAGGAGCCGCCGCCGGTGAGCGAAGAGCTCCTGCAGCAGTTCGCGGCGCCTGCGGAGCGGGAACAGTGGTGGCGCGAGCGGTTACGCCGATGCCACGCGATCCTGGTCGACCAGGGCTGA